The proteins below come from a single Bactrocera dorsalis isolate Fly_Bdor chromosome 5, ASM2337382v1, whole genome shotgun sequence genomic window:
- the LOC105229067 gene encoding nudC domain-containing protein 3: MEFLRTDAIFMEILQERKTITGFLDAVFGFLRRNTDFYHVKKHPNENVGFAKGVREQILFGAMQRYDPDCKLNNLAADSNENDGLYAPPAIEEVEIETEEVDMEQKAVTNLSETTKSCEIITPKNNTRKVDFAANDYKNGACFAEYCWSQTLTEVELHVKLPADLQTAKSICIDIKPDRISVHSRNDPKNTVIHGQISTRYKHNDAVWTITEGKLTISMDKGKEMWWERFFTSEDPIDTKKIDCERYIDDLPEDSQAAIQKLRVQQMEQDIVNNGQEINDSEKNTMERLRMAWDAEGSPFKGQPFDPSVVKFS, from the exons ATGGAATTTTTGCGAACAGACGCTATTTTTATGGAAATTCTACAAGAACGTAAAACCATTACGGGTTTCTTAGATGCAGTATTTGGATTCCTTCGAAGAAA TACCGACTTTTATCACGTTAAAAAACATCCGAATGAGAATGTTGGCTTTGCTAAAGGCGTGCGCGAACAGATTCTATTCGGAGCAATGCAACGTTACGATCCTGATTGCAAGTTGAATAATCTAGCTGCCGATAGCAACGAAAACGATGGTCTATATGCGCCTCCGGCTATAGAAGAAGTTGAAATAGAGACTGAGGAAGTAGATATGGAACAGAAAGCGGTAACAAACCTTtcagaaacaacaaaaagttgtgaAATTATTACACCAAAAAATAATACTAGAAAAGTTGATTTCGCTGCCAATGACTACAAAAATGGTGCATGCTTCGCAGAATACTGTTGGTCGCAAACCTTGACCGAAGTGGAATTACATGTTAAATTACCCGCTGATTTGCAAACTGCCAAATCCATTTGTATAGATATTAAACCTGATAGAATTTCGGTACACAGTCGAAACGACCCAAAAAATACTGTCATCCATGGGCAAATTAGTACTCGATACAAACACAACGACGCGGTGTGGACAATTACGGAAGGAAAGCTGACAATAAGCATGG ATAAAGGTAAAGAAATGTGGTGGGAAAGATTTTTCACTTCAGAAGATCCCATTGATACGAAAAAAATAGATTGTGAGCGGTATATTGATGATCTACCAGAAGATTCTCAGGCGGCTATACAAAAACTTCGTGTGCAACAAATGGAGCAAGACATTGTAAATAATGGGCAAGAGATAAATGACAGCGAAAAAAATACTATGGAACGATTACGAATGGCATGGGATGCAGAAGGCTCACCATTCAAAGGTCAACCATTTGATCCTTCTGTCGTTAAATTTAGCTAA
- the LOC105229066 gene encoding nurim homolog produces MVSLKQILVFLLSIGVFVYTFYVVGTFMLFMSRPRNVPKIYVWVFNLLDNKSRLETSFGPIVYDTLYIIGFILQHSCMKSALVKGLLEKLGLAAAERSIYCLTSSLSLHYLIRNWLPAQSIVLWQVDVSSSNVLWWTFALVHAFAWMIIYGGSLIMDLPEILGVKQAYYDMKDYAQPIAYKSFRLRHLYTHVRHPSFVGLSAIFWVTNLMTIDRFLLASLMTSYMYLAWSTDRSDVAYQRNQLQRKVQELRNQ; encoded by the exons ATGGTATCTTTAAAACAAATACTGGTCTTTCTACTATCAATAGGCGTTTTTGTGTATACATTTTATGTGGTGGGaacatttatgttatttatgtcGCGTCCGCGAAATGTACCCAAAATATATGTTTGGGTGTTTAATTTGTTGGACAATAAGTCCCGTTTGGAGACAAGTTTTGGTCCAATTGTGTATGATACTCTATACATTATTGGATTTATATTGCAACATAGCTGTATGAAATCCGCACTTGTTAAAGGGCTATTGGAAAAGTTGGGATTGGCAGCAGCAGAACGTTCAATATATTGCCTTACGTCATCGTTAAGTTTACAT TATCTCATACGAAATTGGCTACCAGCACAGTCTATAGTGCTTTGGCAGGTGGATGTGTCTTCTAGTAACGTTTTATGGTGGACGTTTGCACTCGTACATGCATTTGCTTGGATGATAATCTATGGAGGTAGTCTAATTATGGATTTGCCCGAAATATTAGGAGTGAAACAG GCTTATTATGATATGAAGGATTACGCCCAGCCAATTGCTTACAAATCGTTTAGATTGCGGCATCTCTATACTCATGTACGACATCCATCTTTTGTCGGTTTAAGTGCGATCTTTTGGGTTACAAATCTTATGACGATTGATCGATTTTTGCTGGCTTCATTAATGACATCGTATATGTATCTTGCTTGGTCAACAGATCGCAGTGATGTAGCTTACCAACGTAACCAATTACAACGTAAAGTGCAGGAACTTAGAAATCAGTAA
- the LOC105229065 gene encoding proton-coupled amino acid transporter-like protein CG1139: MSKNGHSNPTFIGDSVVSDKATKRYSLELAEKGGTTVGVASKDAGYDYNPYENREVEHPTTNSETLFHLLKGSLGTGILAMPNAFRNAGYVTGTIGTVIIGFICTYCIHQLVKAEYELCRRKKVPSMNYPNVAENALLEGPPFFRKFAPYIGHVVNTFLLIYQLGCCCVYVVFVASNIKSIADFYLDEPVDVRLCMVIILLPLIFINWVRNLKYLAPFSTIANGITMVSFGIICYYIFREPFTTEDKVAVAPFAGFPLFFGTVLFALEAIGIILPLENEMKTPKKFGGSCGVLNVAMVLIVFLYSGMGLFGYLNYGGEVEGSITLNLPSKDILAQCVKGMLAFAIYITHGLACYVAIDITWSDYVAEKLSPQRSKLFWEYVVRTSMVLVTFFLAVAIPNLELFISLFGALCLSALGLAFPALIQICTHWYQRKGVAKVWLLASNFVLIIVGILGLIIGTSTSLSEIIATFSK; encoded by the exons ATGAGCAAAAATGGGCACAGCAATCCGACATTCATTGGCGACAGTGTTGTCAGCGACAAAGCGACCAAACGGTACTCACTAGAGTTAGCTGAAAAAGGTGGCACGACGGTGGGCGTAGCCTCGAAGGATGCCGGTTACGATTACAATCCCTATGAAAATCGCGAGGTGGAACATCCTACGAC cAATTCGGAGACACTCTTCCATTTGTTGAAGGGTTCTTTGGGCACAGGCATACTTGCTATGCCAAATGCCTTCCGGAATGCCGGCTATGTAACTGGCACCATAGGTACCGTTATCATTGGTTTCATCTGCACCTATTGCATACATCAGCTCGTGAAAGCCGAATATGAGCTATGTCGGCGGAAAAAG GTGCCAAGCATGAATTATCCCAATGTGGCGGAAAATGCTTTGCTAGAAGGACCGCCATTCTTTCGCAAATTTGCACCCTATATAGGTCATGTAGTAAACACTTTTCTGCTGATCTATCAACTGggctgttgttgtgtttatgTCGTATTCGTAGCCTCAAATATTAAATCCATAGCCGATTTTTACTTAGATGAACCCGTCGATGTGCGCCTGTGCATGGTAATAATACTGTTACCACTGATCTTCATCAATTGG GTTCGCAATCTAAAATACCTGGCGCCATTCTCCACAATTGCCAATGGCATCACAATGGTTTCGTTCGGCATTATCTGCTACTATATCTTCCGGGAACCCTTCACCACCGAGGACAAGGTAGCCGTAGCGCCTTTTGCCGGCTTTCCACTTTTCTTTGGCACAGTGCTTTTTGCCCTAGAAGCTATCGGCATCATACTGCCGTTGGAGAATGAAATGAAGACGCCGAAGAAGTTCGGTGGCAGCTGTGGTGTACTCAACGTTGCGATGGTACTCATTGTATTCCTGTACTCTGGCATGGGTCTGTTTGGCTATCTGAACTATGGTGGTGAAGTTGAGGGTTCCATCACATTGAATTTGCCTTCGAAAGACAT TTTGGCTCAGTGTGTGAAGGGCATGTTGGCCTTTGCCATTTATATTACACATGGCCTGGCATGCTATGTAGCCATAGACATTACGTGGAGCGATTATGTAGCAGAGAAATTGAGTCCGCAGCGAAGCAAACTTTTCTGGGAATACGTGGTGCGCACATCTATGGTGCTGGTGACAT TCTTCCTAGCCGTGGCCATACCTAATTTGGAACTTTTCATTTCGCTCTTCGGTGCGCTCTGCCTTTCGGCGCTCGGCTTGGCTTTCCCAGCATTAATTCAGATCTGTACGCATTGGTATCAGAGAAAAGGTGTTGCTAAAGTTTGGCTACTAGCCAGCAATTTTGTGCTTATCATAGTCGGCATACTCGGTCTGATAATCGGCACATCTACATCGCTATCGGAAATCATCGCCACATTCTCCAAGTGA